The sequence below is a genomic window from Leisingera sp. M658.
GGCTCCGCTGTTGGTAAACTATACTGTGTAACGCTCATATGGAGACTTGAGTTTGGCGAACATCTTTCCGTCCCGCCGCATCCGGCGCACACCCTTTTCCAAAGGGGTCGAGGCCGCAGGCGTCAAAGGGTACACTGTCTACAACCACATGCTGCTGGCGACAGTGTTTGAAAGTCTTGAATACGACTGCGCGCACCTGAAGGAGCATGTGCAGGTCTGGGATGTGTCCTGCGAACGGCAGGTCAGCATCAAAGGGCCGGATGCGCTGCGGCTGATGAAACTGATCAGCCCGCGCGACATGGACCGGATGGCGGACGATCAGTGTTATTATGTGCCGGCGGTGGATCACAACGGCGGTATGCTGAATGACCCGGTGGCGGTGAAACTGGCGGCGGACCACTACTGGCTGTCGCTGGCCGATGGCGACCTGCTGCAGTTCGTGCTGGGGATCGCCATTGCCAAGGGCTTTGATGTCGATATCGTGGAGCCGGATGTGTCGCCATTGGCTGTGCAGGGACCCAAGGCCGACGATCTGATGGCGCGGGTGTTCGGCGATGCGGTGCGCGATATCCGCTTTTTCCGCTACAAACGTCTTGCGTTCCAGGGTGCCGAGCTGGTGGTGGCGCGCTCAGGCTGGTCCAAGCAGGGCGGATTTGAGATTTATGTCGAAGGGTCGGATCTGGGAATGCCTTTGTGGGATGCGCTGTTTGCCGCCGGGGAGGACATGCACGTCCGTGCGGGCTGCCCGAACACCATTGAACGCATCGAAAGCGGGCTGTTGAGTTACGGCAACGACATGACCCGCGGCAACACGCCATATGAATGCGGACTGGGTAAGTTCTGCAATTCGCCCGAGGACTACATCGGTAAGGCCGCACTGGCAGAACAGGCTGCAAACGGCCCCGCGCGCCAGATCCGCCCGCTGGTGATCGGTGGAGAGATCCCACCGTGCCTGGATGCTTGGCCGCTTATTGCTGACGGACGCCAGGTGGGGCAGGTCGGCTCGGCCGTTCATGCGC
It includes:
- a CDS encoding dimethylsulfoniopropionate demethylase; this encodes MANIFPSRRIRRTPFSKGVEAAGVKGYTVYNHMLLATVFESLEYDCAHLKEHVQVWDVSCERQVSIKGPDALRLMKLISPRDMDRMADDQCYYVPAVDHNGGMLNDPVAVKLAADHYWLSLADGDLLQFVLGIAIAKGFDVDIVEPDVSPLAVQGPKADDLMARVFGDAVRDIRFFRYKRLAFQGAELVVARSGWSKQGGFEIYVEGSDLGMPLWDALFAAGEDMHVRAGCPNTIERIESGLLSYGNDMTRGNTPYECGLGKFCNSPEDYIGKAALAEQAANGPARQIRPLVIGGEIPPCLDAWPLIADGRQVGQVGSAVHAPEFGVNAAIGMVDRSHWVPGTVMEVETPAGMLPATVQERFWR